CCGGGTATCCGTTTTGAATCGCTGCTTTCCATTTCCCCGATTTTTTAATGACCCGGATGGCCTCATCACCCATACCAAAACCCGGATCTTTTAGTACCTTAATATCACTTACCACTCCATTTACATCTACTACAAACTGCACCAGGACCTGATACTTACCCGGGGTTGCTCCATTATCTACCGGTATTTCACCGCGAAGGTTCGTTGTCAGGAACCGATGCCAATCGCCCGGATAGCTGGCTTCAACCTGAACCACTTCAAAGATCTCCGGCTGCTTTTCTTTTGGCTTCATTTCCAAGATTCCTTTCCCGTCAGGAACGCCATCCGGTGGTATCGCTACATTACCCATTTTCTCCCCTTCCAGATGTTCCAAGCCGATTTTTACGTCCACAAGGTCCTCCTGTGAAGGGGGCGGCGTTGTTACTTTTTCATCCGGAACGATCTTTGGTATTACAAATTTTTCAGTAGCGATCTTTTGGGGTTCCTGCTGTTTGGGTGGCGGTGGTGCCGGTGGCTCTATTTTTTCCGGCTCTTCTATTTTAGTAAGATCTACAACATGGCTGATGATCGTAACCGGTGCCTTTTTGGACTCAGCACCTTTTAATGCGGAAGCCCCCATAAAGGTGGCAATGATCAGCCCGGTGGCGCCCAGCGCTTTTATCAGCCGCCGGTTATAGGTACTACGCAGCTCGTAAGCGCCGTAGGTCTTGTTCCTTCCGTCAAATAAAATATCGAGGAAAGAGGCTGACAGGATTTTTGTTGTTTCCATAATTTATGTTTTAGTTATAAAAATGTATAGCAAGGCCTGTTCCCGAACCAGCGGCCCGGAAAGGATGTATCGGTACGGTTACTATCAATCAGGGAATATGCTTCAGTTCTTCTGCATCGGGCGCCGTCAGTGCATACCGCGCAACCTGGTTGATTAGCATTTCATCCAGCACCCGCACCACCGTTTTGTAATCGGCATTTTTTCCTGGCTTTATAATTACCATCAGTTTGTTTTGACGGCAGGTTTCCGGTGAACGGTTTTCCGCCTGTGCTTTTGCTTCGCAGACCGGATCCGGCACATACTGCGCCATTACTTCTGCTTTTTTGCGCATCAGTTCTGTTCGCAGTGCACCGGGCGTGATCTCATGAAGATTGAGTCCCTTCGGTTGCAACGGGCCTTCGTAATAAGTAAGACGTCCATGATCCCCTACCAGGATCGTAAATACACCGGATGACGCCGTTGGAGCCTGCGGACCATCCTTTGGCATGGATAAGCTCATTGTGGAAGGATCACCCATCGCAGTCGTATAGATAAAAAAGGTGATCAGCAGAAAGCCCAGATCCACCATTGGAGTCATGTCTATTTTAATAGCGGACCGGCTAAAACTCAGTCCCCTATGGCGTTTGCGGTCAACAGGCACCGGAACCATTTCCATGCTGCTCATAGCGTATGCTTTACTTATTAGACATGAACCTCATATAATTCCACAAATTTTTATGCTTCCTTTTTTGAAAAGGTATCTTTGAACAAAAAGGTATGAGCCGCTATTTTGAAGATATCGCGTATGAGAAACAGGACTATGTTCAGAAAGCATTGCCCAAAGGAGATTATGAGGGCTGCTGCTTTAAGGGATGTGGGTTTGCTGCTTCCGATCTTTCATCCGTTAATTTTATCGACTGTTGTTTTGAAGATTGCGATCTCAGCGGCGTTCAGATCGGGCAGGCTTCGTTCCGTGACACTGTGTTCAAAAATTGCAAGCTGGTGGGGGTTCATTTTGAAGAGGCCAACACGTTTTTATTTTCTCCCCGTTTTGAAAAAACTACACTTACGCTTAGTTCTTTTTATGGGGTAAAGATGAAATACGTTTGTTTTGATGAATGCCTGTTACAGGAAGTGGACTTTGTAGATGCCGATTGTAGCGGCGTTGTATTTGGCAACTGTGATCTTTCTGGTGCCCGGTTTGAAAACACCAACCTTGAAAAAGCGGATCTTTCCAGTGCTTACAATTACCGGATCAACCCGGAAACCAACAAGCTCAAAAAAGCTGTTTTCAGCCTTCCGCATATTGCCGGATTGCTGGACAAGTACGGTATTATTATCCGGTAATTTATTGTACCTTGTAAGGTGTTTTAATTCCTCATTCCTAAATTTCATACACTATGCAGACCCTTCAGTCCAATCGCAGGAACTTTATTATCAACAGTGCAGCATTCGCCCTGGGCACTTTTTTGCCTGCAGCAGCGCCGGCACGTATATTGCCCGGTAGTGTCCCTGGCGATGAAACACTTTTCACTATCGGACCGGTAAAAGGCTACAGTCCGCAGATCGGCACTCTTGTATCCATGCTGAACTATAACCGTTACACGGTCATTCAGGCCGTACAAAAACTGAACAGGGAACAAATCGATTTTCTTTTTGATTCCCATGCGAACACGATTGCCGCATTGGTCATGCATTTAGGAGCAACGGAGAAATTTTACCAGATCAACACTTTTGAAGGACGCCAGGAATTTAACGCGGAAGAAAAAAAGTTATGGGAAGCCCCCATGGAGCTGGGCGATAAGGGACGTAAGGAAATTAAGGGTAAAGATATCGGGTATTACCTGGATCTGATTGCAGAAGTCAGAAGCAAGACGCTGGCCGCTTTTAAAGAAAAAGATGATCAATGGCTGATGGCAGTGGATGCGCAGTGGTCGAAACCAGACCGCCCGTTAAATACTTACTGGAAATGGTTTCATGTATGCGAACACGAGTCGAACCACCGGGGCCAGATCGCGTTCTTAAAAAGCAGGCTGCCAGGCAGCAAACCCGCATCAGAATAATATAGCACCGCCGTTCGGCCATACATCAAAGAGGCTGTCAAAAATCCGTCATTTCGAGCGTTATGTAGTGAAGCCGGGAAATCTCCAATACATCATTTCCAGGTAATGAGATTTCTTCTCCCGATAGCAATCGGGGCCGCTTCGTCCCGCAAGGGCGGGATCGAAATGACGGTTTCGGACTTTTGAGACAGCTTCTAGTGATTTTTTTATTTATTGCCGGTCCAGGTGTTATTGGTACGGTCCCAGTCGAGCACTTTCTTATCCGGATCAATGGTTACTTCCACGATTGGGGTGGTAGTAGCTACTTCAAACGAATAAGAACTGCCGCGTTGCCATATTTCCACCGGAAGGTTGACGGTTTGCTGTTTTCCATTGCTTTCCTTTATAAGAACGGTTATGGGCATGGGCATCTGTTCCAGGTTTTCCAGGGTAATCTGTGCCCCATTAGCGGGTATCCGGTTCTTGTATTTTACCCCGCGTACTGCCTGATCAATTTTCCAGTTATTAAACACCCAGCCTCTCCAGAACCAGCCCAGGTCTTCCCCACCCACGTTCTCCATCGTACGGAAAAAATCCCATGGAGTAGGGTGTTTAAATGCCCAGCGGCTGATGTATTCCCTGAAGGCCGCATCAAAGCGTTTTGTTCCCAGCACCGTATTCCTCAGGGCATGCAGCATTAAAGAAGGTTTAAAATACGCTGCATTTCCCAGATTGACCTGCTGCACCACATCGGGTTCGGTCAGTAAAATATCGCCCGCATCACTAAAAACAGACTGAACGGTTTTGGCTGCCGCGGGATCATTAAAATAGCTTTGCTTTTTAAACTCTCCTTTGTTAAAAGCTGCGCTGGACAGGTCGTTGATAAACGTATTAAAGCCTTCGTCCATCCATGCGTACTTGCGTTCATTGCTGCCCACGATCATCGGGAACCAGGTATGCCCGAACTCGTGATCGGTTACGCCCCAAAGTTCGCTTCCCATTGCTCTGTAGCTGCAGAACACAATACCGGGATATTCCATGCCCCCTACGATACCGGCCACATTGGTGGCGGCAGGATAAGGAAATTCAAACAGGTTTTTGGAATAAAACTCAATGGATCCTTTTACCATCTCCGTACTGCGCTGCCAGCCATCGGTGCCGATGGATTCAACAGGATAAGCACTTAATGCAAGGGACTTCTTACCGCTGGGCAGGTCAATTTTTGCCCCATCGAGTACAAATGCCGCTGAGGCTCCCCAGGCTGCGTCACGGGTATTCTGGATCTTATACCGCCAGGTAGTGATACCTTTTTTGGCACTGATTCCGTCTTTTCCGATTTCCGCTGCATCCCGAATCATGGTTGTTTTATCACTGAGTTTTGCCGCGGCATACCGCTTTGCCTCTTCGGGTGTAAAACATTCAGCTGGGTTCAGCAACTCACCGGAACCAACCACAATCATATTGGCCGGAGCAGTAATATTGAAATTAATATCGCCGTACTCCAGATAAAATTCTCCCTGTCCGAGATAGGGAAGTATGTTCCACCCCTGGATATCGTCATAAACGGCCATCCGGGGGAACCATTGGGCCGCCTCATAAATCCACCCGTTCTTTGTGTTGAGTCTTCCCATGCGATCGCTGCCGTATTCCGGAACCTGGAAGGCATATTCAATGGTTAGCTTTATTTTTCCGCCGGCTGCTTTGAGCGGGTTGCCCAGCCATACTTGAGTACGCGTATCAGTAGTAGTATATTCCGGTGTATATTTTTTACCGTTTTCCTCAACTGTAACGGACTTTATCACATTACCTTCAGTAAACATGGCATTGGCCCAACGTCCGCCGGAAGCTGTAGTGGTAGCGGTTGCCCGGGAATCTTTCCGGTAGGCATTCTGATCCGTCTGCAACCAAAGAAATTTTAAATTGTCCGGGCTATTATTTGTATACAGGATCTCCACTTTTGCAGAAACGGTATGACCAGCTGTATCCAGGGTAGCGTTGATCGTGTAATCGGCCCTGTTCTGCCAATATTTAGGCCCAGGTTCACCGGAAGCGCTCCGATACTCATTTCCCGGCGATGGATAGAAAAAGGGAGCAAATGCTTCCGTATGACTGTATTTGGATTGTGCGTCAACAAAAACGGATACAAGTGCAAAGATTGCCAGCAGACTGCTTTTCTTCATATATAAACATTTACCGGATGAAAATAGCAAAATAATGGCTCTTTTGCCATTCGCGCCGGCAAAATATGATAAACCGCACCAGGGTCGTACAAAAGGTCTGGCAGCACCTGCTATAAAATATGACCGATATGCTGCTTTTTCAGCCTGCATGCGAAGGGAAGCAGCGTGAGGAACCGGATGAAACGCATTGTTGTAAGCTTTGGAGTGAAGACGCCGGGTAACATTCCGCTGCAACAAAGCTGAACGACATTAACGTTTCTTTACAAGCCTAAACAGATCTCCAGGATTTCACAAATCTTACAGGCTGATCATGAAATCTTACAAACGCTCCCAATGAGCCAAAATACCGGATCACATCATCACACTTCAGGAACAGGTCATCCTGCCGGATCAGTATGTTATAACTATCAAACCCCCATTCGCCGATATGTTTCTTAAGCCCGTGATGTACCGCATTCTTATGAATATAAAAGACAAAGCCGGGTATATCCGAATCCTTGTCTACAGGCGTTCTTTTATGTAATCCATAAACAGTCCGCCCATTCTTCTATACCGTTTATTAAAAGCCTTTGCGTACCCGTTCAGCCAGTTGCTGAATTGCTGCATTACAAATGAAGGCATGCGATCACCATTGCTAAAGCTTCCCTTTCTTTTGCAATAGAAGGTTTCCAGCTCCGGCTGCGTCTTTATGCTCACCAGGAGATGAAATGATTGGGCATGAGGCTGTAGGCGTATATTTCCGCAGCCGGCAAAATATACTGTACCGTTTTCTTCAGGAAATAGAGATCATTTTCATGTTCCAGCAATAATTTTTCGAATCCGACACCCCGGTTGAACGGTGGTAAACCCTGCCCGGAATTAAAGGTTGGTGTTGATCAGGCATGTGTTGAAAAAACGAAAAAACCGGACGCCAGACCTATAAGGGTTTAAAACCCTTATAGGTCTGGCGTCCGGCCTGGCCCGGCTGGCCGGGCTAATGGTTTACCAGTTTCATGGCGCCCTCGCTGTAACGGGCACCGGTATCCGGGTATTTTTTAACCAGCGCATTGATAGCATTGAGGTCCTCAGGGGTTAAAACAATGTCTACCGCGCCAGCGTTCTCTTCCAGGTATTTTCTTTTCTTGGTTCCGGGAATCGGTATGATATTATCCCCCTGGGCCAATACCCAGGCCAGGGCCAGCTGTGCCGGTGTGCAGCTTTTATCTGCCGCCAATGCTGCAAATGCTTCCACCAGCCGCTTATTATTATCGGCCACCGCCTCCTGGTAACGCGGCAATGTTCTCCTGAAATCATTTTCTGCCAGAGTACTCGTATCCAGGGTGTGGGTTACGAGTCCTCTTGCCAGGGGCGAATACGGCACCAGCGTAATGCCCAATTCCCGAACCGTATCGAGGATGGCACCTTCCACATCCCTTGTAAGGATGGAGTACTCACTTTGCAATGCTGCGATCGGATGCACCGCATGCGCCTTGCGGATAGAAGCTGCCGAAGCTTCACTTAACCCGAGGTAACGTACTTTCCCCTGCTTTACCAGGTCGGCCATGGCGCCCACCATTTCCTCCACCGGCACATTGGGATCTATCCGGTGGGCATAGTACAGGTCTATGGTATCGATCTTCAATCGCTGCAAGCTCTTGTCCACCGCCTGTTTCAGCCACTCCGGCCGGCCATCAAAGTACGTACCGGAGGCGCTGCTCGGCCCGGCGACTCCATCCTTAAAACGGAATCCGAATTTGGTGGCAATAAAAACCTTATCCCGGTTGGGTACCAGCACTTTTGAAATCAGTTCTTCATTAGCACCGTTGGCGTACATGTCCGCCGTATCCCAGAAATTGATACCCAGATCCAGCGCCTTGTGCAGAGTGGCCACACTTTCGGCATCATCTGTGGGACCGTAGGCAAAGCTCATTCCCATACAACCCAGACCGATGGCGGAGAGGGTTTCCCCTGTTGTTCCTAATTTTCTGTATTTCATATTTTCTTTTTTTAGTAAGAAGTGAGAGGTTATTGGTGAAATGTAGGGGAACGATAAACTGAGCGTAGCAACCTGGCTGCTACATGTACTGCAGTTGGACCCCTAAAAATGATTACCCGTTACACCGGTTCCTGTTCTTTTTTAACCAGTAGCTGTAAAATCAATAACGCGATGATTCCCATAACGAGATATCCATAACCCAGTACTGCCTGTGACTGTGGACGCAAAATTCCTACAACTGTATAACTGGTAACTGCCGTAACAATAAAGTTGGCACCTCCGCTTAATCCGCTGGCCAGGCCTGCCATCTGCGGAAAGCGGCCCAGGCAGTAGGCAAAATAATTATTGAAGATGAACCCCACACATACATGGATGAGGAAGGCGAAGAACAACAGGGTATAGAGATTTTGCAGCCATGCTGCTGTCAGGATCATACCGAGGGTGAACAGCAACTGCGCCGCATTGCTCCTTCTCAACTTGGGCAGGAAGGCCTTGTTTAAACTGGCTTTGCCCAGGAATCCGCCACACATCCATGCGAGGCCCATTACCAGGGCGCCATACCCCGCCACCACAGATGAGTAATGCATCTGGTGCTCGATGATAAAGGCGCCTGCCAGTCCAAAGATCATCGTGGTTCCATAACAGAGGCCGCAGATCAGCAAGCCATAGGCAAAAGTACGGCTCCGCATCATAAAACGATAGTCCTTCAGTAAGGCGTTCCACTTAAATGGCCGGTACACCGGAACAGTTTCACCGGAAAAGATCCATTCCAATATCAACATCAGCATACCATAGATCGCCAGTACGTAAAAATTGGCCTGCCAGTTAAAATACAGCTGCAGGTAACCTCCGATAAAGGGTGCGATCACGGGTGCGGAAGACCATACGATAGACATGAGACTGAGATAGTGTTTCCGCTCTTCTCCTTCATATACATCCACAAAAAATGCCCGCTTGGCCACGATGATAAAGCCCGTCGTAATCCCCTGTACAATGCGCATGGCATATATGAGCTCAATCTGTTTTGTAAAAATGATTACAAAATTGCTGGCAATAAAGACGGCAAGGGAAACCATTGTAAGGCGAAACCGCCCATAACTGTCGATGAGGCTCCCGGTTATGAACTGGGCCAGCCCGTAACTAACCAGAAAGAGCGTTAGGGTGAGCTGAACGGCTCCTTCCGGCCGATGCAATTCCTGCGCCATATGCGGCATGGAAGGGATATAAATATCTGTGATCAGTCCGGATAACGGGATGAGCAAAAACGCAATCAGCGTGGCGGCTTTTTTGTTCTTTTCCTGCAGCCGCTTAACACCAGGTTGTTGTTGACGGGATATCATTGATTGAGTTGGAATCATGTGGTTATTTTACGCCACAAAATTAGAGCGGCTCTTTTATTTCCCGGTTACCCCAATCAAACCAATACTTACAAAAATCAAACAATTGCCTTTCGCAGGGCTACAGGGCTTTGACCGGTTTTCTTTTTATAAAAGTTGGTGAAGTGGGCAGGGTATTCAAACCCCAGGCTATAGGCGATCTCCGAGATATTCCAGTCGGAATGCCTTATAAGGGCTACTGCTTCTTTTAGTATCCGGTCTGCAATATGTGTGGATGTGGTTTTTCCGGTTACTTCTTTAACTGACCGGTTGAGGTGGTTGACGTGTACGGACAGCTGGTGCGCATAGTGCTGGGGGGTACGTAATTGCAAAGAGAGGTCCGGCGCGTCGATGGGGAACTGGCGCTCCAGCAGCTCCAGGAACAAATGGGTGATGCGGGCACTGGCATTGACGGGCTTTTCAAATCGGTCTGTGGCGCTCCATTTCATGGCTTCGTGGATGACCAGGTGCAGGTAATTGCGCAGCACGCTAAACTTATGCACATAGTCGGATTGCAGCTCTTCCAGCATTTTCCGGAAGATTGTACTGACTTCCCGCTGCTGCTGTTCATTTAAAAAATAAACCGGCCGGGCGCCTGCCTTAAATAAAGGCGCATCCTGAAGACTGACCATCCGCTCATCGTGCCGGATAAACTCCTCCGTGAATAAGCAAAACCATCCGCCCTGCTCGGCCGATTCGGCCTCCCATGAATAAGGCACCAGGGGATTGGAAAACATCAGTGCGGGACGGTCGATATAGATCCACTGGTTGGCGTAATACAGTTTGCCGGTGCCAATGATATAGGATACCTTGTAATAATCGCGTCTTGAATAACTGGTGTGCGGCGAACAGGATGACCGGGGAAAGATATTGAAATGCCCCAGGCCCAGCCCCACATTGTGGAGGGATAATTTGGAGGTATTGTGATTGATCCGTTTGTAGAAAGCTTCGACGGTTTCTGCTTTTTCCATAAGCCAAAGTTACGGAAATCAAACAAAATGCCGGAACAGGGTCTGTACCACATTTTTATTTCGGCGGCCAGCACAAATACTGACCATGACTGAGAACTTTCTAGGTCAATGATTCGCTGATTGGTTGGATATGTTTGAGTACAGCTAAAGCCAGTGTTCAATCTGCACATCTGCGGCTAAAGGAAATGACATTGTTTTTGTTATGCCAATGGCGCAACTGCGGCTGTTTGTTTTCGCTACATCTCAGGGAAACAGGGCTTCTGCTATGGCTACACTTTCCGGTTTACCTACATCTACCCAGCGGTCATTTTTATGTGGTAGTCCTTTTATAGTATGCTCTTTTGCCAGGTGCAGGTAGAGGTCGATAAGCGAGAATTTACCGGTAAAAGGGATGAGCTCAAACACTTTGTAATCAAATGCTACCACGCAATCATAGGCACGTTGCTGCAGGTCAGGTGTTTGTCTCGAAATCCGTTCTTCTCCGGTGGTGTCATTGCGCCAGCCGCAAAGTGTGTTTTCGGTATCAAACAACAGATAGCGAGAGGTTTTCCGCTCACTTACCGTCATGGAGATCAGTGCATCATTTTGCTGGTGAAACTGCATTAGTGCATGAATATCCAGGTCCGTAAGGATATCGGCATTACAGGTTAGGAAGGGCACTCCCGGGGTAAAAAGCGGTTTTGCTTTCAGCAGGCCGCCGCCCGTTTCCAGTACAGCATCGGTTTCATCACTGATAAGGACTTCGCTGCCCCAGCCCCTGTTTTTTTTCACCGCATCAATGATCTGTTCGGCAAAGTGATGCACATTCACAATGACCCGCGTGATGCCATATTCTTGTAAATATTCAATATTACGCTGCAACAGGCTTTTCCCGTTAATTACCGCCAAGGCCTTCGGATGCCGGTCCGTCCAGGGCTTAAAACGCGTGCCCAGACCGGCACAGAAAATAAGGGCCTGGCTAAAGGGTTGTTTGTTTGTCATGATCTCCATTTATACAGTGGAATATGTGAATCAAGCTGCTGTCCTATTGCGGGGCCTTTACCGGATCCGGATTCACGGCTTCATTCATCCAGTTCTTTGCGTCCTGCACCCAGTGGTTCAGTTCTACTTTTACTTTGAATTTATTTTTCAAATGCCGAGTTAAGGCGTCTGCGGCATAAACACTGCGGTGCTGTCCGCCTGTGCACCCAAAGCTGACCATCAGGCTATCGAATCCACGCTGGATAAAATCGGCTACGGTGATATCTACCACATCAAAAACACTGTGCAGGAATTCGGGCATTTTTGTCTGCTGCTCCAGGTACTGGATCACTTCTTTGTCGCGCCCGGTCTTAGTCTTCATACTTTCAACCCTCCCGGGGTTTAGAATGCCCCGGCAATCAAATACAAACCCGCCACCATTTTCCTCATCTGCTACCGGAAGGCCTTTCTTAAACGAGAAGCTGGAAACTTTTACGACCAGCGGAGTTTCAGCAGTTGCCTGCACAGGTGTAAATTGTTCGATGATTTCATCGGCAATACAAAGCTGCAGCACTTTATCAAATTCCGGCACCGAAATACCCATGGCGTTCTTCTGAATAAAGGACCGCAGGTTTTTTAAGGCCAGCGGAATGCTGGTTAAAAAATGGGCCTTCCGTTCAAACAAGCCCCTAAATCCATAGGCCCCCAACACCTGCAGCAGCCGGATGAGCACATAACCGTTATACTGGCTCACAAAGACTGTCCGGTTCAAAGGCCGGTCCAGCAAGGGCTCTACGGCATCCATGTAGTCTTTCAGCAATGCTTCTTTCCAGCCTTCAGATAAATTGGCTCTTGCCTGCCATAACAAGGAGGCCACATCATATTGAGGCGCACCCTTCATGCCACCCTGGTAGTCGATAAAATGAACCGAGCCATCCTCCATTACCTGGATGTTACGGCTCTGAAAATCACGCATCATAAAGAATTTATAATCGGTATGCGTCAGGTATGTGCTCAATGCTTCAAAGTCATCGATCAGTGCCTGTTTATCGTAGGGCTTCCTTAAGGCATCCAGGAAATAATATTTAAAGTACAGCAGGTCGGCCATAATCGCCTGCTTACCAAATTCCTTATTGGTTAGGCATTTGTCATAATCCAGGCCCTTATCGCCCAACACCTGTACCCGTGCCAGTTCTTCAAGACTTTTCTTAAACAGCGCATACACGGGGGCGCATTCGCCCTGTTCTTCCAGATGGTTGATCAGTGAGATATTTCCAAAATCTTCCTGCAGGTAACAAGCCCTGTCTGCGC
The sequence above is a segment of the Niabella agricola genome. Coding sequences within it:
- a CDS encoding energy transducer TonB, producing the protein METTKILSASFLDILFDGRNKTYGAYELRSTYNRRLIKALGATGLIIATFMGASALKGAESKKAPVTIISHVVDLTKIEEPEKIEPPAPPPPKQQEPQKIATEKFVIPKIVPDEKVTTPPPSQEDLVDVKIGLEHLEGEKMGNVAIPPDGVPDGKGILEMKPKEKQPEIFEVVQVEASYPGDWHRFLTTNLRGEIPVDNGATPGKYQVLVQFVVDVNGVVSDIKVLKDPGFGMGDEAIRVIKKSGKWKAAIQNGYPVKAYRKQPITFEVLDQ
- a CDS encoding ExbD/TolR family protein; the protein is MSSMEMVPVPVDRKRHRGLSFSRSAIKIDMTPMVDLGFLLITFFIYTTAMGDPSTMSLSMPKDGPQAPTASSGVFTILVGDHGRLTYYEGPLQPKGLNLHEITPGALRTELMRKKAEVMAQYVPDPVCEAKAQAENRSPETCRQNKLMVIIKPGKNADYKTVVRVLDEMLINQVARYALTAPDAEELKHIP
- a CDS encoding pentapeptide repeat-containing protein, with the protein product MSRYFEDIAYEKQDYVQKALPKGDYEGCCFKGCGFAASDLSSVNFIDCCFEDCDLSGVQIGQASFRDTVFKNCKLVGVHFEEANTFLFSPRFEKTTLTLSSFYGVKMKYVCFDECLLQEVDFVDADCSGVVFGNCDLSGARFENTNLEKADLSSAYNYRINPETNKLKKAVFSLPHIAGLLDKYGIIIR
- a CDS encoding DinB family protein translates to MQTLQSNRRNFIINSAAFALGTFLPAAAPARILPGSVPGDETLFTIGPVKGYSPQIGTLVSMLNYNRYTVIQAVQKLNREQIDFLFDSHANTIAALVMHLGATEKFYQINTFEGRQEFNAEEKKLWEAPMELGDKGRKEIKGKDIGYYLDLIAEVRSKTLAAFKEKDDQWLMAVDAQWSKPDRPLNTYWKWFHVCEHESNHRGQIAFLKSRLPGSKPASE
- a CDS encoding M1 family metallopeptidase: MKKSSLLAIFALVSVFVDAQSKYSHTEAFAPFFYPSPGNEYRSASGEPGPKYWQNRADYTINATLDTAGHTVSAKVEILYTNNSPDNLKFLWLQTDQNAYRKDSRATATTTASGGRWANAMFTEGNVIKSVTVEENGKKYTPEYTTTDTRTQVWLGNPLKAAGGKIKLTIEYAFQVPEYGSDRMGRLNTKNGWIYEAAQWFPRMAVYDDIQGWNILPYLGQGEFYLEYGDINFNITAPANMIVVGSGELLNPAECFTPEEAKRYAAAKLSDKTTMIRDAAEIGKDGISAKKGITTWRYKIQNTRDAAWGASAAFVLDGAKIDLPSGKKSLALSAYPVESIGTDGWQRSTEMVKGSIEFYSKNLFEFPYPAATNVAGIVGGMEYPGIVFCSYRAMGSELWGVTDHEFGHTWFPMIVGSNERKYAWMDEGFNTFINDLSSAAFNKGEFKKQSYFNDPAAAKTVQSVFSDAGDILLTEPDVVQQVNLGNAAYFKPSLMLHALRNTVLGTKRFDAAFREYISRWAFKHPTPWDFFRTMENVGGEDLGWFWRGWVFNNWKIDQAVRGVKYKNRIPANGAQITLENLEQMPMPITVLIKESNGKQQTVNLPVEIWQRGSSYSFEVATTTPIVEVTIDPDKKVLDWDRTNNTWTGNK
- a CDS encoding aldo/keto reductase, whose amino-acid sequence is MKYRKLGTTGETLSAIGLGCMGMSFAYGPTDDAESVATLHKALDLGINFWDTADMYANGANEELISKVLVPNRDKVFIATKFGFRFKDGVAGPSSASGTYFDGRPEWLKQAVDKSLQRLKIDTIDLYYAHRIDPNVPVEEMVGAMADLVKQGKVRYLGLSEASAASIRKAHAVHPIAALQSEYSILTRDVEGAILDTVRELGITLVPYSPLARGLVTHTLDTSTLAENDFRRTLPRYQEAVADNNKRLVEAFAALAADKSCTPAQLALAWVLAQGDNIIPIPGTKKRKYLEENAGAVDIVLTPEDLNAINALVKKYPDTGARYSEGAMKLVNH
- a CDS encoding MFS transporter, with the protein product MIPTQSMISRQQQPGVKRLQEKNKKAATLIAFLLIPLSGLITDIYIPSMPHMAQELHRPEGAVQLTLTLFLVSYGLAQFITGSLIDSYGRFRLTMVSLAVFIASNFVIIFTKQIELIYAMRIVQGITTGFIIVAKRAFFVDVYEGEERKHYLSLMSIVWSSAPVIAPFIGGYLQLYFNWQANFYVLAIYGMLMLILEWIFSGETVPVYRPFKWNALLKDYRFMMRSRTFAYGLLICGLCYGTTMIFGLAGAFIIEHQMHYSSVVAGYGALVMGLAWMCGGFLGKASLNKAFLPKLRRSNAAQLLFTLGMILTAAWLQNLYTLLFFAFLIHVCVGFIFNNYFAYCLGRFPQMAGLASGLSGGANFIVTAVTSYTVVGILRPQSQAVLGYGYLVMGIIALLILQLLVKKEQEPV
- a CDS encoding helix-turn-helix domain-containing protein translates to MEKAETVEAFYKRINHNTSKLSLHNVGLGLGHFNIFPRSSCSPHTSYSRRDYYKVSYIIGTGKLYYANQWIYIDRPALMFSNPLVPYSWEAESAEQGGWFCLFTEEFIRHDERMVSLQDAPLFKAGARPVYFLNEQQQREVSTIFRKMLEELQSDYVHKFSVLRNYLHLVIHEAMKWSATDRFEKPVNASARITHLFLELLERQFPIDAPDLSLQLRTPQHYAHQLSVHVNHLNRSVKEVTGKTTSTHIADRILKEAVALIRHSDWNISEIAYSLGFEYPAHFTNFYKKKTGQSPVALRKAIV
- a CDS encoding nucleotidyltransferase family protein, which codes for MTNKQPFSQALIFCAGLGTRFKPWTDRHPKALAVINGKSLLQRNIEYLQEYGITRVIVNVHHFAEQIIDAVKKNRGWGSEVLISDETDAVLETGGGLLKAKPLFTPGVPFLTCNADILTDLDIHALMQFHQQNDALISMTVSERKTSRYLLFDTENTLCGWRNDTTGEERISRQTPDLQQRAYDCVVAFDYKVFELIPFTGKFSLIDLYLHLAKEHTIKGLPHKNDRWVDVGKPESVAIAEALFP
- a CDS encoding RapZ C-terminal domain-containing protein, encoding MQDKIEKITGLFQQWNGQSPDSVDVLQQAGSERRYFRIWKDGRSVIGTYGANIKENESFFYFSEYFQQRQLPVANILAISADRACYLQEDFGNISLINHLEEQGECAPVYALFKKSLEELARVQVLGDKGLDYDKCLTNKEFGKQAIMADLLYFKYYFLDALRKPYDKQALIDDFEALSTYLTHTDYKFFMMRDFQSRNIQVMEDGSVHFIDYQGGMKGAPQYDVASLLWQARANLSEGWKEALLKDYMDAVEPLLDRPLNRTVFVSQYNGYVLIRLLQVLGAYGFRGLFERKAHFLTSIPLALKNLRSFIQKNAMGISVPEFDKVLQLCIADEIIEQFTPVQATAETPLVVKVSSFSFKKGLPVADEENGGGFVFDCRGILNPGRVESMKTKTGRDKEVIQYLEQQTKMPEFLHSVFDVVDITVADFIQRGFDSLMVSFGCTGGQHRSVYAADALTRHLKNKFKVKVELNHWVQDAKNWMNEAVNPDPVKAPQ